Proteins from a single region of Chromobacterium sp. ATCC 53434:
- a CDS encoding PepSY domain-containing protein: MYRYSKLSLLAIIVFTCGAAAYAARSGARNDALAVSQVRIPLTQAIAIAERHVNGRAVRAESERADLGWAYAVEVARGGKTFDVSVDPDKGVVLAPREERMDRDERD; this comes from the coding sequence ATGTACCGTTATTCCAAACTGTCTCTGCTGGCCATCATCGTCTTCACCTGCGGCGCGGCCGCCTATGCCGCGAGGAGCGGCGCCAGAAACGATGCGCTGGCCGTTTCCCAAGTCAGGATTCCGCTGACCCAGGCGATCGCGATCGCCGAGCGGCATGTGAATGGCAGGGCGGTCCGAGCGGAGAGCGAACGCGCCGACCTCGGCTGGGCGTATGCGGTGGAGGTGGCCCGCGGCGGCAAGACCTTCGATGTCAGTGTCGATCCCGACAAGGGCGTGGTGCTGGCGCCCCGGGAGGAGAGGATGGACCGCGATGAGCGCGATTGA
- a CDS encoding undecaprenyl-diphosphatase, with protein sequence MSAIDGLIGLGSALKGLNFALFASLNAPAHPAPAILYLAMFCAEGLIWAIPAGIGLAWLRGGESARKAALAAAMAGLAGLLLNQLIGLAWPHPRPFMIGLGHTLIPHAADSSFPSDHLTLWWSAAFSLLLRLDCRRVGYALAALGLAMAWARIYLGVHFPFDMAGAAATALAAAWLAGPQHQPHLEPIYRLALRARRLLFGRLIVAGWLRA encoded by the coding sequence ATGAGCGCGATTGACGGCCTCATCGGCCTGGGGAGCGCGCTGAAGGGCCTGAATTTCGCGCTGTTCGCCAGCTTGAACGCGCCCGCGCATCCGGCGCCGGCGATATTGTATCTGGCAATGTTCTGCGCCGAAGGCCTGATCTGGGCGATTCCCGCCGGGATCGGACTGGCCTGGCTGCGCGGCGGCGAGTCCGCCCGCAAGGCGGCGCTGGCGGCGGCGATGGCCGGACTGGCCGGCTTGCTGCTCAATCAGTTGATCGGCCTGGCCTGGCCACATCCGCGGCCATTCATGATCGGGCTTGGGCATACGCTGATTCCGCATGCCGCCGATTCCTCCTTCCCCAGCGACCACCTGACCCTGTGGTGGTCCGCCGCCTTCAGCCTGCTGCTGCGGCTGGACTGCCGCCGCGTCGGTTATGCGCTGGCCGCGCTGGGCCTGGCCATGGCCTGGGCGCGCATTTATCTGGGCGTCCACTTTCCGTTCGACATGGCGGGCGCCGCCGCGACGGCGTTGGCAGCCGCCTGGCTGGCCGGGCCGCAGCATCAGCCGCATCTGGAACCGATATACCGTCTCGCGCTGCGCGCCCGCCGTTTGTTGTTCGGCAGGCTCATCGTCGCCGGATGGCTGCGCGCCTGA
- a CDS encoding response regulator transcription factor, producing the protein MRVLLIEDDPMIGEAVQAALRDEGQAVDWVRDGRSALTARGCQHYDLVLLDLGLPGRDGQSVLAAIRAGGDAIPLLVITARDGLDDRLRALDGGADDYLVKPFEMAELLARMRAVLRRKGGSAAPLLGNGKVSLDPATRMATVAGGEPVQLSNREFSLLHALLMRPGAILSRGSLEDRIYGWGEEVESNAVEFLIHSLRRKLGSDVIKNVRGAGWMVSKGA; encoded by the coding sequence ATGAGGGTATTGCTGATCGAGGACGATCCGATGATAGGCGAGGCGGTCCAGGCCGCGCTGCGCGACGAGGGGCAGGCCGTCGATTGGGTGCGGGACGGGCGTTCCGCGCTGACGGCGCGGGGATGCCAGCACTATGATCTGGTCTTGCTCGATCTAGGCCTGCCGGGCAGGGATGGCCAGTCGGTGCTGGCCGCCATCCGCGCCGGCGGCGACGCGATTCCGCTGTTGGTCATCACCGCCCGCGACGGTCTGGACGACCGCTTGCGCGCGCTGGACGGCGGCGCGGACGACTACCTGGTCAAGCCGTTCGAGATGGCGGAGCTGCTGGCGCGCATGCGCGCGGTGCTCCGGCGCAAGGGCGGCAGCGCGGCGCCGCTACTGGGCAACGGCAAGGTGTCGCTGGACCCGGCCACGCGTATGGCGACGGTCGCCGGCGGCGAGCCGGTCCAGCTGTCCAATCGCGAATTCTCCCTGTTGCACGCGCTGTTGATGCGCCCGGGCGCCATCCTGTCGCGCGGCAGTCTGGAGGACCGCATCTATGGCTGGGGCGAAGAGGTGGAAAGCAACGCGGTCGAGTTTCTGATCCATTCGCTGCGCCGCAAGCTGGGAAGCGACGTGATCAAGAATGTCAGGGGGGCGGGATGGATGGTTTCAAAAGGCGCTTGA